One Solea solea chromosome 5, fSolSol10.1, whole genome shotgun sequence genomic window carries:
- the LOC131459652 gene encoding tetraspanin-18-like isoform X1 → MGQVSAMEGDCLSCMKYLMFIFNFFIFLGGFLLLGVSIWVLVDPLGFREIMAVNPLLFPGVYVVLAMGSMLFLLGFLGCCGAIRENKCLLLFFSMLILFIFLAELAAAILAFLFRDHLNRDYFTRELKRHYQGHNNSDVFTSMWNSIMTTFDCCGVSGPEDFQESLFRLLSPGHMVPEACCQRNSYHGDVSVEQCMSGRVAFRHSKGCYSATVNYFEMYIYSAGALAIAVLTIELFAMVFAMCLFRGIQ, encoded by the exons ATG gggcaGGTCTCAGCCATGGAGGGCGACTGTCTCAGCTGCATGAAGTACCTGATGTTCATCTTCAACTTTTTCATCTTT CTGGGTGGCTTCCTCCTGCTGGGTGTCAGCATCTGGGTGCTGGTTGACCCGCTGGGCTTTAGGGAGATCATGGCGGTGAACCCGCTGCTGTTCCCGGGCGTGTACGTCGTTCTGGCCATGGGCAGCATGCTGTTCCTGCTCGGCTTCCTGGGCTGCTGCGGCGCCATCAGGGAGAACaagtgtctgctgctgttt TTCTCCATGctcatcctcttcatcttcctggCAGAGTTGGCAGCAGCCATACTGGCCTTCCTCTTCAGGGATCAT TTAAACAGAGACTATTTCACCAGGGAGCTGAAACGTCACTATCAAGGTCACAACAACTCGGACGTCTTCACATCCATGTGGAACAGCATCATGACCACG TTCGACTGCTGCGGCGTTAGCGGTCCCGAGGACTTCCAGGAGAGCCTTTTCAGGCTCCTCAGCCCCGGTCACATGGTTCCCGAGGCCTGTTGCCAGAGGAACAGTTACCATGGAGACGTCAGCGTGGAGCAGTGCATGAGTGGAAGGGTGGCCTTCAGACACAGCAAG ggCTGTTACTCAGCAACCGTGAATTATTTTGAGATGTACATCTACTCAGCAGGAGCTCTGGCCATCGCGGTGCTGACAATTGAA CTCTTTGCCATGGTGTTTGCGATGTGTCTATTCCGAGGTATCCAGTAA
- the LOC131459652 gene encoding tetraspanin-18-like isoform X2 produces MEGDCLSCMKYLMFIFNFFIFLGGFLLLGVSIWVLVDPLGFREIMAVNPLLFPGVYVVLAMGSMLFLLGFLGCCGAIRENKCLLLFFSMLILFIFLAELAAAILAFLFRDHLNRDYFTRELKRHYQGHNNSDVFTSMWNSIMTTFDCCGVSGPEDFQESLFRLLSPGHMVPEACCQRNSYHGDVSVEQCMSGRVAFRHSKGCYSATVNYFEMYIYSAGALAIAVLTIELFAMVFAMCLFRGIQ; encoded by the exons ATGGAGGGCGACTGTCTCAGCTGCATGAAGTACCTGATGTTCATCTTCAACTTTTTCATCTTT CTGGGTGGCTTCCTCCTGCTGGGTGTCAGCATCTGGGTGCTGGTTGACCCGCTGGGCTTTAGGGAGATCATGGCGGTGAACCCGCTGCTGTTCCCGGGCGTGTACGTCGTTCTGGCCATGGGCAGCATGCTGTTCCTGCTCGGCTTCCTGGGCTGCTGCGGCGCCATCAGGGAGAACaagtgtctgctgctgttt TTCTCCATGctcatcctcttcatcttcctggCAGAGTTGGCAGCAGCCATACTGGCCTTCCTCTTCAGGGATCAT TTAAACAGAGACTATTTCACCAGGGAGCTGAAACGTCACTATCAAGGTCACAACAACTCGGACGTCTTCACATCCATGTGGAACAGCATCATGACCACG TTCGACTGCTGCGGCGTTAGCGGTCCCGAGGACTTCCAGGAGAGCCTTTTCAGGCTCCTCAGCCCCGGTCACATGGTTCCCGAGGCCTGTTGCCAGAGGAACAGTTACCATGGAGACGTCAGCGTGGAGCAGTGCATGAGTGGAAGGGTGGCCTTCAGACACAGCAAG ggCTGTTACTCAGCAACCGTGAATTATTTTGAGATGTACATCTACTCAGCAGGAGCTCTGGCCATCGCGGTGCTGACAATTGAA CTCTTTGCCATGGTGTTTGCGATGTGTCTATTCCGAGGTATCCAGTAA
- the LOC131459656 gene encoding circadian-associated transcriptional repressor-like, translating into MSTSDSDYSIDWLASDEEDYESPKTLSPRCTVESSSSSSSSSSSSRESPTSCVHSGVNQRRMSKSRNCADVRAQAVLQTPAFSLPQGSTSVCLQQTLPVEAQHRSTRKRAHSAGLDGLCEKNQADTENELFSHKCLELQCYIQPLSSILRSLKSGRYSERLSSFQESIAMDRIQRILGVLQNPNMGGRFLRIILKIEEMLRSWFPQIEPNRQQMFDDAPPKKQKRHSSSSPAASHCSSDIKVTASFSSCLLKWSHTSSPICSLKTTESAHSPAATAALLPPARCRQEVTQDNVVSSSTDSHTRSQHHLSARPVHSQGLTPFTISSPCLKRLLQTKDSIITPRTVGDEDWLS; encoded by the exons ATGTCAACTTCAGACTCTGATTACTCTATTGACTGGCTCGCCAGCGATGAGGAAGACTATGAGAGCCCAAAGACACTCAGTCCCCGGTGCACAGTGGAGTCATCGTCTTCATCCTCAtcgtcttcttcatcatcaAGGGAATCTCCCACTAGCTGCGTCCACTCTGGAGTGAACCAGAGGAGGATGAGCAAATCGCGCAACTGCGCAGACGTCAGAGCCCAGGCTGTTCTGCAGACGCCGGCCTTCAGCCTGCCTCAGGGATCCAcgtctgtttgtttgcagcaGACTCTTCCTGTGGAGGCGCAGCATCGTTCAACCAGGAAGAGAGCACACAGTGCTGGTTTGGATGGACTCTGTGAAAAGAATCAAGCAGACACTGAAAATGAGCTATTCTCACACAAG TGCTTGGAGCTGCAGTGCTATATCCAGCCTCTGTCCTCCATCCTGCGGAGCCTGAAATCAGGGAGGTACTCTGAAC GTCTCAGCAGTTTCCAGGAGAGCATTGCTATGGACCGTATTCAGAGAATACTGGGAGTCCTTCAGAACCCAAACATGGG cggGCGTTTCCTCAGAATCATTCTGAAAATAGAAGAAATGCTTCGGAGTTGGTTTCCGCAAATCGAACCAAATCGGCAGCAGATGTTTGATGACGCACCACCCAAGAAgcaaaag cgtcactcctcctcctcccccgcaGCATCTCACTGCTCGTCAGACATAAAGGTGACGGCCTCattctcctcctgtctcctcaaATGGTCTCACACCTCATCACCCATCTGCTCACTGAAGACGACAGAGTCGGCGCACAGCCCAGCCGCCACCGCCGCTCTACTCCCGCCCGCTcgctgcagacaggaagtgacccagGACAACGTCGTCTCCTCCAGCACGGACTCACACACAAGATCACAGCACCACCTCAGCGCCCGGCCTGTCCACAGCCAGGGACTGACGCCCTTCACAATCAGCTCGCCTTGTCTCAAAAGACTCCTGCAGACAAAGGACAGCATCATCACTCCCAGGACTGTGGGAGATGAAGACTGGCTGTCGTAA